CCTTAAGAGGCAGGTGCAGCGCTGCGCTGCACGGCTGCCAGCAAGGCCGCGGCACTGGCACCACGGCAATCCACAACCTGTTGGGCCCCTGCGGCCCGGGCCTGCTCGGCCACCCGAGGGCTCGGCACGAACAACGGCAGCTGCGCCAACTGCGGCCAATCGGCGGCGGCCAGTTGCAGCAGATGTTCAAGACCCTGCCCACTGCTGACCACCAGGCCATTGAGGCGTTCCGCTTCGATGCGGCGCAGCAATGTGCCCACCGGGTATACCGGCAGGCTACGGCGATACAGTTCCAGATAATCGACACTAGCACCTTGCTCTGCAAGACGCTCGGCCAGCAGTTCACGACCTCCGACACCACGAACGATCAGCACCCGCGGTGCGGCAACCGCCACCACCTCGCGAAGGGCCGGGAGCGCGAGCAAGGCCTCGCTGTCGTCACCCTGCGCAGGGCAAGACACCTGCAAGGCCGCTTCGTGCAGCACCGCAGCCGTCGCTTCGCCTACGGTGAACCAGCCCTTCGACGGCAGGGGCAGGCTGCCTTGCGCCAGGTGCTCGAGAAGCAACCTGGCAGCCGGCTTGCTGACTACGATCCGCGCCTGATAGTCGGCCAGTACGGCCAGCGTTTGGCGTTGCGCCTCGCTCAGTTCGACCGGCTCGATGGCCAGCAACGGCAGGCTGCTACTGGCCACTCCAGCGGCGGCCAGGCACTGGGCTAATGCCGCACAGTCATCGGCAGGTCGCGTCAGCAACAGCCGCCAATGGCTCACGGATGCCCGGCCTCGCCGTAGACTTCCTTGAGAATCGCTTCAGCGCCCTGCCCCAGCAAGTCTTCGGCAACCTGCACGCCCAAGGCCTCGGCGTTGCCACGCGGAGCGCGGGCATCGGCCACCAGCAGCTTGCCGCCACTGGGCTGGCCGACCAGGCCACGCAGCCACAATTGCTCGCCTTCCAGCACCGCATAGCAGGCGATTGGCACCTGGCAACCGCCATTCAGGCGCTTGTTCAAGGCACGCTCGGCCACTACCCGGTCGGCGGTATCCGCGTGGTGCAGGGGGGCCAGCAGGGCATGAATTTCGCTGTCGGCGCTGCGGCATTCGATACCGACCGCGCCCTGGCCGCCCGCCGGCAGGCTATCGTCGACGCTGATGGTGGCGGTGATGCGCTGCTCGAAGCCAAGGCGGATCAGGCCGGCCGCCGCGAGGATGATTGCGTCGTACTCGCCGGCATCGAGCTTGGCCAGGCGCGTGTTGACGTTGCCACGCAGGAAATGAATCTTCAGGTCGGGGCGTCGCGCCAGCAGCTGGGCCTGGCGGCGCAGGCTGGAGGTGCCGACGATGCTGCCTGCCGGCAGCGCATCGAGGCTGGCGAAATGGTTGGAGACAAAGGCATCGCGCGGGTCTTCGCGCTCACAGATGCAATACAGGCCCAGGCCTTCGGGGAAGTCCATGGGCACGTCCTTCATCGAATGCACGGCAATGTCGGCTTCGTTGTCCAGCAGGGCGGTTTCCAGCTCCTTGACGAACAAGCCCTTGCCGCCGATTTTCGCCAGCGGCGCGTCGAGCAGCTTGTCGCCACGGCTGACCATGGGTACCAGGGTGACCAGCAGGCCTGGGTGTGCCTGCTCGAGGCGGGCTTTTACGTATTCGGCCTGCCACAGGGCCAAGGCACTTTTACGGGTGGCAATGCGGATTTCGCGAGTGGACATGGAACGCCCCAATGCTTAGGAATACCGCCGATCATAACAGCTCCGTCGGCATCGCTAGCAGATGTGGGTCAAGCTCCTGCGCCCCATCGCCGGCAAGCCTGCCCCCTTTCCCGTGGGAGCCGGCTTGCCGGCGATGGAGCCATGAAAGCGGCTAGAGGGTTTGCATCATCTTGCGCACGCCCGCCACATGCCGGCGGCTGACGGTCAGGGCGTCACCGTCCAGGCCCTTGAGGAACAGCTGGAAATGCCCAAGTGGAGTGCGCTGCAAGCGTTCGATGCGCTCGCGGGCTACCAGAGCATTACGGTGGATTCGCACGAACCGCTCGCCGAATTCGTCTTCCAGAGCCTTGAGCGGCTCATCGAGCAGTACTTCGCCAGCTTCGTGGCGCAACGTCACGTACTTGTGGTCGGCAATAAAATAGATGACTTGCGGCAAAGGGATCAGCTCGATGCCCTTGCGCGTACGCGCACTGATATGGCTTCGCGGGCCTCCACCTTCACTGCCTGGCCGGGTCAGCGCGGCCAGTTGGCCTCGGTTGGGTTTTTCTGCCTTGCGCAGCGCTTCGCGCAGGGCCTGGGGCTGAATCGGCTTGGTTACATGGCTGAGGGTACTGTCCTTGAAGGCCTCGGCACCGTATTCGTCGTCACCGGTGCAGAACACCACCGACGGTGGCGCCTCGCGCTCGCAAAGGCGAGCAGCGACCTGCAGGCCATCCAGGCCCGGCATGCCGATGTCCAGCAGGACCACATCGGGCTTGTGGCTTTCGATCAGAGCCAGGGCCTCCTCGCCGTTGGTGGCGCTGGGCTCCAGCACGGTGTACCCCTCCAGTTCCCCGAATAACCGCGTCAGGCGTTCACGGGCTTGGGGTTCATCATCAACGATCAGGACATTCATAATTGCTCTGGATTCCTGAGTGAGTCTCGCACAGGTATAGCGTAGACAGATGCAGGTCGAGCGACACTGCGGTCACGCTCTAGACCGATACGAAGGCCAAAGATTCACTGAGCCGGCAGATTCACTGCCAGTCCTTTGTCCAACTGTAGACGGTCCGTGGAACACTGCCGTTCAATCGTTGAATATCCTGATTGCCCGCCTGTACCCAGGTTTGCTGCATATTTCTCTCGACCGGTGTCCTTCGGCGGCACGCCCAACCCTGCTATTATCGGCGCCACTTTTTCGTTCACGCCTTCAACGAGTGAATCCATGAGCACCGACAAGACCAATCAGTCCTGGGGCGGCCGCTTCAGTGAACCCGTCGACGCCTTCGTCGCCCGCTTCACCGCTTCGGTCGATTTCGACAAGCGCCTGTACCGCCACGACATCATGGGTTCGATCGCCCACGCCACCATGCTGGCGCAGGTCGGCGTGCTCAGCGATGCCGAGCGCGACACCATCATCGACGGCCTGAAGACCATCCAGGGCGAGATCGAGGCCGGCAACTTCGACTGGCGCGTGGACCTCGAAGACGTGCACATGAACATCGAGGCCCGTCTCACCGACCGCATCGGCATCACCGGCAAGAAGCTGCACACCGGCCGCAGCCGCAACGACCAGGTGGCCACCGACATCCGCCTGTGGCTACGTGACGAGATCGACCTGATCCTGGCCGAGATCACCCGCCTGCAAAAGGGTCTGCTGGAGCAGGCCGAGCGTGAAGCCGGCACCATCATGCCGGGTTTCACCCACCTGCAGACCGCCCAGCCGGTCACCTTCGGCCACCACCTGCTGGCCTGGTTCGAAATGCTCAGCCGCGACCACGAGCGTCTGGTCGACTGCCGCAAGCGCACCAACCGCATGCCCCTGGGCAGCGCCGCGCTGGCCGGCACCACCTACCCGATCGACCGCGAGCTGACCTGCAAGCTGCTGGGCTTCGAAGCTGTGGCCGGCAACTCGCTGGACGGCGTTTCGGACCGTGACTTCGCCATCGAATTCTGCGCGGCCGCCAGCGTGGCGATGATGCACCTGTCGCGCTTCTCCGAAGAGTTGGTGCTGTGGACCAGCGCGCAGTTCCAGTTCGTCGACCTGCCCGATCGCTTCTGCACCGGCAGTTCGATCATGCCGCAGAAGAAGAACCCGGACGTGCCGGAACTGGTTCGTGGCAAGAGCGGCCGCGTGTTCGGCGCCCTGACCGGCTTGCTGACCCTGATGAAAGGCCAGCCGCTGGCCTACAACAAGGATAACCAGGAAGACAAGGAACCGCTGTTCGACGCCGCCGACACTCTGCGTGACTCGCTGCGTGCCTTTGCCGACATGATCCCGGCGATCAAGCCACGCCACGCGATCATGCGCGAAGCGGCGCTGCGCGGGTTCTCCACTGCTACCGACCTGGCGGACTACCTGGTGCGCCGTGGCCTGCCGTTCCGCGACTGCCACGAAATCGTTGGCCACGCGGTGAAGTATGGCGTCGACACTGGCAAGGACCTGGCCGAGATGAGCCTGGACGAGCTGCGCCAGTTCAGCGACCAGATCGAGCAGGACGTGTTTGCCGTGCTGACCCTGGAAGGGTCGGTGAACGCCCGTGACCACATTGGCGGGACCGCGCCGGCCCAGGTGCGTGCTGCCGTAGTGCGTGGCAAGGCGTTGCTGGCTTCGCGCTAAGCCTCATTGCGAGGGCTTTGCCCTCGATCGCCGGCAAGCCGGCTCCCACAAGGCCCAGCGCGGTCCATGTGGGAGCCGGCTTGTCGTGGCGACGAACCGCGGCGAAAGGGCTGCAACGCAGCCCCGCTCTTCGATTCAGCGCTTGCCGGTGCGAATCATCTCCTGGAATGCCGGCATCGCCGCGTCCTTGTCCGCCACGATCCGCGCCATGTGCGGGTTCTCGCGCATTTTCTCGAGCAATGCCGCTGCCTGCGGGAAGTCCGCAAGGAAGTCGATGTTCAGCACTTTCTTGCCCACCGCGTATGCCAGATCGACCGAGAAGCAGAACATCAGGTCGGCCACGGTCAGCTCTTCACCCGCCACATAAGGTGCAAAGCGGCCATTGCGCTTGAGCGTGGCGAACCCCGCCAGCAGCTCGGTACGCGCCCGCTCCTTGATCACTGGCTCTACCGCCGTGCCAAAGAATGCCTCGGCATAGCAAGTACGTGCCGGCAGCTCGATATACAGCTCGATCTCCTTGAGCAGCTCGCGCACCTTGGCCTGCTCGAACGGGTCGGCCGGCAGCAGCGCCTTGCCGCCCCGGGTCTGCTCGATATAGTCGAGGATCACGCTGGTCTCGCTGAGGAAGCCGTGTTCGGTCTCCAGCACCGGCACCTTGCCACGCGGGCTGACTTCCAGCGCCTGCGGCGCCTGGCCACCGTAGAAGGTGACCTCCTCGAACGGCAGGCCTTTTTCCAGCAACGCCAGCTTGACCATGTTGTAGTAGTTGCTGACCGAAAATCCGTGAAGCTTGAGCATGGGTAACAGCCTCCAGGCCGTATGGGGATGGCCCGGCTTTTATAGACCTATCGGCCAGGCATGACCAGCGCGAGCGTGGCAAACTGTAGGCCCCACTTAAGGAGTAGCGCCATGAGCGAGCCCACCGACATCGACACTGACGACGACGAAGCCTTCGCCGAGGCAACGCTGACCCAGGCCATCGAGAACCAGATCGAAAGCGGCGAACCCGCGGCCGCCAAGGCCACCTTCAACAAGCTGACCCTGGTCGGCTACGAACGCGAAGACATCCTGAACCTCATGGCCCATGTACTGGCCATCGAGATCGATAGCATGCTGGCCGAAGATCGCCCGTTCAACGCCGAGTGGTACGAAACCGCCCTGCGCGCCCTGCCCGAGCTTCCCCCTGAGGCAGATCAAGGCGAGGACGAATAACCCGACTACACTCCAGGGTCAGGCACCGCTGGCGGTGCCGCCATCCTCGTCTGGAAGTCAGGAGTCGCCATGTCCTTCACCCCCGATTTGATCGCCGAACTGGAAGTGCTCGCCCTGTTCAACCTGGACAGCAGCCAGGAAGGCATCAAGATTCACAATAACGCTTCCCCCGCCCTGGTCGCCGCTGCGCAACGCCTCTACGACAAGCAACTGACCGATCAGCCCGATGGCGGATACCTCACCAGCCTGGGACACGACGCGGTCGAAAGCGTGCAACTGCTGCTGAACGTCCTCAAGTCCCCCCAGCCTGCCTAAGGCTGCAGCGGCCCAATCGCCGGCAAGCCGGCTCCCACAAGCTTTGTACAGAACATGTGGGGGCCGGCTTGCCGGCGATGAGGCCAGAACGGACGCTAGAAAAATGGCGTCAAAAACCACAAGCCGCTTATCCGAGTGCTCCACTCAGGCTAAACTCGCCACAGCTTCCCCGGCCCCTCCCTGAGTGCGCAATGAACCACCCCTACGAAATCCGCCCGGACCTGAACGACGGCATCGACCGCAAGGTGCTGGCGAAACTGCGCGCGCGCTTCCTGCAACTCAACCAGGGCCGGCTCGAGCGTGCCATGGAGGGCCTGTCGACACGCCAACAGCAAGTACTGACTCTCCTGCCGCTATTGTTCCACGTCAACCACCCCCTGCTGCCAGGCTATGTCTCCGGCAGTACCCCAGCGGGCGTATCAGGCTTCGAGCCTTCTGCCGGGCTGGTCGCGGAAGGCCAGCGGCTGGCCCGCTCGTTCACCTACAAGACGCGCCTGGGAAACCCCCACCGTCCGATCCATGGCCTGTTCCTGATGGGCAGCCTCGGTTCCCTGGCCCAGGCCGAACAGAGCGACATGGACCTGTGGGTATGCCACGCACCGGGCCTAGGTGACGGTCCTCGGGAAGAACTGCAGCGCAAGTGCCAGCTTCTCGAAACCTGGGCCGCCAGCCTGGGCGCCGAAGCACATTTCTTTCTCATCAATCCGCAGGGCTTTGCCCAAGGCCAGCGCGAAGGCCAGCTCAGTTCCGACGATTGCGGCACCACCCAGCACTACTTGTTGCTCGACGAGTTCTACCGTACAGCCATCTGGCTGGCGGGGCGCACACCGCTTTGGTGGCTGGTGCCGGTGTATGAAGAGCAGAACTACCAACGCTACAGCGAAACCCTGCTCAGCAAACGCTTCATCCGCAGCACCGACGCCCTCGACCTCGGCCACTTGGCGCACATTCCTCCTGGCGAGTTCGTCGGTGCCGGCCTTTGGCAGCTCTACAAAGGCATCGATTCACCGTACAAATCGCTGCTCAAGCTACTGCTGACCGAGGTCTACGCCAGCGAATATCCCGCCGTGCGCTGCCTGAGCCTGGACTATAAGGAAGCGGTATTCGCCAACCGGCTGAACCTCGACGAGCTGGACCCCTATGTGATGGTCTACCGGCGCATCGAGCGCTACCTGCAGCAACGCGGTGAAACCACACGCCTGGAACTGGTGAGGCGCAGCCTGTACCTGAAGGTCAACAAGAAGCTCAGCGGCCTGGACCGTACTCGCAGCAACGGCTGGCAACGCCAGTTGCTGCAGCGCCTGGCAGACGAATGGGGCTGGGATGAACGCCAATTGGCCCTGCTCGACAGCCGTAGCCAATGGAAGGTGCGCCAGGTCGCGGTGGAGCGTCGCGAACTGGTGGCCGAGCTCAATCACAGCTATCGCTTTCTGGGCCAGTTCGCGCAGAACCAGAACGCCAGCAATCGCGCCGACCAGCGCGACATGAATGTCCTCGGCCGGCGCCTCTACGCGGCGTTCGAACGCCGCGCCGGCAAGATCGAAGTGATCAACCCCGGCATTGCCCCGGACCTCGCCGAAGACACCCTCACCCTGGTCCAGTCGCCTAACCGCAAGGAGCCGGGCAGCCACCACTGGGGGCTGTACAACGGCAACCTGGGCGTGCACGAGTGGGAGCACTTCAGCCCGATCAAGCGCAGCCGCGAGTTGCTCGAACTGCTGACCTGGGCTCACCGTAACGGTGTCATCGACAGCAGCACGCGCCTGGCACTGCATCCTGGCGAAAGCGACCTCAGCGAATTCGAGCTGTTCAACCTGATCGGCAGCCTGCAGCAGAGCATCCCCCTGCCACTGGAAACCGTCAGCGAAGTGCGCCTGCTGCAACCGAGCGTGGCCGACGAGATCCTGTTGCTGGTCAACGTCGGTATCGACCCGTTGCGTCACCACCGCGACCTGAACATCCTGATGACCACCGAGCGCACCGATTCGCTCAGCTACGCCGGCGTGCGCGAAAACCTGGTGCTGACCCTCGACCAGGTCACCCTCAACAGTTGGAACGAAGTGCTGGTGCAGCGCTACGACGGCGAGCACGCCCTGCTACGCTGCCTGCGCGACTTCCTCAACAGCCTCGGCCAGCGCAGCCACCGGCCGCGCGTGCGGGTGCGCTGCTTCTGCCATAACCGCGCGCAAGCCATCGGCCAGCGGGTCGAGGACATTTTCGATACCGTGCAGTTGCTGCTCGACCAGGGCCGCAATCACCGCTACCTGCTGCAAGTGGCGCAGCACACCCATGTGCTGGAGCTGCTGCCCGGCCAGGTCAGCCTGGCAACGCTGATGGGGCATGCCGCCGTGCTCGACTACCTGGCTGAAGAGCGCAGTGTCTACAGCCCGCTGCACCTGGATGCCAATGCCCTGCAGGACCACGACCTGCCACTGGTACTGGAGCAAGGTCGTCCCGACTGCATCCAGGTGTTCTACCGCCTGCTCGATGGCTGGGCCGACCTGTATGTGCTGGATGAGTACAATGCCCTGTGGCAGCAGCGCCTGCCGCTGCACGACGAAAATCATCTGCTACTACCGCTGCAACGCTTTCTGCGGTCGGTGGTGATGCGCCGCGATGCGCGCTTGCCGCTGGACTACGTGCAGCAGGCTTCGTTGCAGATCCACTACGCCCAGTTGCTGCCCTCAGGGCCAGGCAAGGCGCGCAGCAGCGAGGCCCGCCCGGCGCCAGTCGATGGCAACGGCCTGCCGTATTACGAGGTGCAGGCCATATTGCAGGCCGGCGCGGGAGACGAGGTACATGTGACGCTGTATTGCGACCAGCAGGAATTCTCCGAGCTGGAGCATGGGGACGAGCTGTATGCCGTGGTCGCCCGGCAGATCCTCGGCCAGCGCCGCAGTGCAGGGCACTACCGGTGCTACATCACCGACCTGGACCTGTCGGAGCTGCTCGAGGATGAGCAGGGTTCAACCCTGCTGTATCTGCGTTACAAGCGAGAACTCGAGCAGGCACTCAATGATGGGTTGGCGCAATTGCAGGCGACCTTGGAACCCTGAGCTCAAAGGTCAAAATCACCTGCCGCCTCCGGCTGGTACTCGACGGCCAGCAACTTCAGTTTCAGGGTCTTGCCCCCCGGTGCCGGCCAGTCGATCTGGTCGCCGACCGACAAGCCCAGCAA
The Pseudomonas sp. KU43P genome window above contains:
- a CDS encoding glutathione S-transferase, whose protein sequence is MLKLHGFSVSNYYNMVKLALLEKGLPFEEVTFYGGQAPQALEVSPRGKVPVLETEHGFLSETSVILDYIEQTRGGKALLPADPFEQAKVRELLKEIELYIELPARTCYAEAFFGTAVEPVIKERARTELLAGFATLKRNGRFAPYVAGEELTVADLMFCFSVDLAYAVGKKVLNIDFLADFPQAAALLEKMRENPHMARIVADKDAAMPAFQEMIRTGKR
- a CDS encoding uroporphyrinogen-III synthase — translated: MSHWRLLLTRPADDCAALAQCLAAAGVASSSLPLLAIEPVELSEAQRQTLAVLADYQARIVVSKPAARLLLEHLAQGSLPLPSKGWFTVGEATAAVLHEAALQVSCPAQGDDSEALLALPALREVVAVAAPRVLIVRGVGGRELLAERLAEQGASVDYLELYRRSLPVYPVGTLLRRIEAERLNGLVVSSGQGLEHLLQLAAADWPQLAQLPLFVPSPRVAEQARAAGAQQVVDCRGASAAALLAAVQRSAAPAS
- a CDS encoding class I adenylate cyclase, encoding MNHPYEIRPDLNDGIDRKVLAKLRARFLQLNQGRLERAMEGLSTRQQQVLTLLPLLFHVNHPLLPGYVSGSTPAGVSGFEPSAGLVAEGQRLARSFTYKTRLGNPHRPIHGLFLMGSLGSLAQAEQSDMDLWVCHAPGLGDGPREELQRKCQLLETWAASLGAEAHFFLINPQGFAQGQREGQLSSDDCGTTQHYLLLDEFYRTAIWLAGRTPLWWLVPVYEEQNYQRYSETLLSKRFIRSTDALDLGHLAHIPPGEFVGAGLWQLYKGIDSPYKSLLKLLLTEVYASEYPAVRCLSLDYKEAVFANRLNLDELDPYVMVYRRIERYLQQRGETTRLELVRRSLYLKVNKKLSGLDRTRSNGWQRQLLQRLADEWGWDERQLALLDSRSQWKVRQVAVERRELVAELNHSYRFLGQFAQNQNASNRADQRDMNVLGRRLYAAFERRAGKIEVINPGIAPDLAEDTLTLVQSPNRKEPGSHHWGLYNGNLGVHEWEHFSPIKRSRELLELLTWAHRNGVIDSSTRLALHPGESDLSEFELFNLIGSLQQSIPLPLETVSEVRLLQPSVADEILLLVNVGIDPLRHHRDLNILMTTERTDSLSYAGVRENLVLTLDQVTLNSWNEVLVQRYDGEHALLRCLRDFLNSLGQRSHRPRVRVRCFCHNRAQAIGQRVEDIFDTVQLLLDQGRNHRYLLQVAQHTHVLELLPGQVSLATLMGHAAVLDYLAEERSVYSPLHLDANALQDHDLPLVLEQGRPDCIQVFYRLLDGWADLYVLDEYNALWQQRLPLHDENHLLLPLQRFLRSVVMRRDARLPLDYVQQASLQIHYAQLLPSGPGKARSSEARPAPVDGNGLPYYEVQAILQAGAGDEVHVTLYCDQQEFSELEHGDELYAVVARQILGQRRSAGHYRCYITDLDLSELLEDEQGSTLLYLRYKRELEQALNDGLAQLQATLEP
- a CDS encoding TIGR02647 family protein — encoded protein: MSFTPDLIAELEVLALFNLDSSQEGIKIHNNASPALVAAAQRLYDKQLTDQPDGGYLTSLGHDAVESVQLLLNVLKSPQPA
- a CDS encoding LytR/AlgR family response regulator transcription factor — protein: MNVLIVDDEPQARERLTRLFGELEGYTVLEPSATNGEEALALIESHKPDVVLLDIGMPGLDGLQVAARLCEREAPPSVVFCTGDDEYGAEAFKDSTLSHVTKPIQPQALREALRKAEKPNRGQLAALTRPGSEGGGPRSHISARTRKGIELIPLPQVIYFIADHKYVTLRHEAGEVLLDEPLKALEDEFGERFVRIHRNALVARERIERLQRTPLGHFQLFLKGLDGDALTVSRRHVAGVRKMMQTL
- the argH gene encoding argininosuccinate lyase produces the protein MSTDKTNQSWGGRFSEPVDAFVARFTASVDFDKRLYRHDIMGSIAHATMLAQVGVLSDAERDTIIDGLKTIQGEIEAGNFDWRVDLEDVHMNIEARLTDRIGITGKKLHTGRSRNDQVATDIRLWLRDEIDLILAEITRLQKGLLEQAEREAGTIMPGFTHLQTAQPVTFGHHLLAWFEMLSRDHERLVDCRKRTNRMPLGSAALAGTTYPIDRELTCKLLGFEAVAGNSLDGVSDRDFAIEFCAAASVAMMHLSRFSEELVLWTSAQFQFVDLPDRFCTGSSIMPQKKNPDVPELVRGKSGRVFGALTGLLTLMKGQPLAYNKDNQEDKEPLFDAADTLRDSLRAFADMIPAIKPRHAIMREAALRGFSTATDLADYLVRRGLPFRDCHEIVGHAVKYGVDTGKDLAEMSLDELRQFSDQIEQDVFAVLTLEGSVNARDHIGGTAPAQVRAAVVRGKALLASR
- the hemC gene encoding hydroxymethylbilane synthase; the protein is MSTREIRIATRKSALALWQAEYVKARLEQAHPGLLVTLVPMVSRGDKLLDAPLAKIGGKGLFVKELETALLDNEADIAVHSMKDVPMDFPEGLGLYCICEREDPRDAFVSNHFASLDALPAGSIVGTSSLRRQAQLLARRPDLKIHFLRGNVNTRLAKLDAGEYDAIILAAAGLIRLGFEQRITATISVDDSLPAGGQGAVGIECRSADSEIHALLAPLHHADTADRVVAERALNKRLNGGCQVPIACYAVLEGEQLWLRGLVGQPSGGKLLVADARAPRGNAEALGVQVAEDLLGQGAEAILKEVYGEAGHP